In Elusimicrobiota bacterium, one genomic interval encodes:
- a CDS encoding M23 family metallopeptidase produces the protein MKRPTDLLFLVILLATVLVGTLAPVGGASFQFGVGGGMPRFSESLLLTVGGDAPGPSPELFHELGKINRVVVGRYAIRPKDTLLSVSSTFGSAPDYIRSTNRLSSVQLVPGKTLVVHNGRGMLYQVRERSGRSESIQEIAKKYNLSPVGLAQANRLPGVALSSPEWLEAGRVLFLPTVRLRFTDYLMPVAWARGQRMISSGYGYRRHPVLRVRRFHQGLDMPRPAGSPVRAARDGTVIFAGWRGAFGRLVIIKHEGGLRTWYGHLSSIHVEPGQRVAKGAFIGRVGSSGLATGPHLHFEVRDRFGNALNPKKFLF, from the coding sequence GTGAAAAGGCCGACAGATCTCTTGTTCCTGGTGATCCTCTTGGCGACGGTGCTGGTGGGGACGCTGGCCCCGGTCGGGGGGGCCTCATTTCAATTCGGTGTCGGGGGGGGGATGCCACGTTTTTCGGAGTCGCTCCTCCTGACGGTTGGGGGCGATGCCCCAGGACCATCGCCGGAACTGTTTCACGAGTTAGGGAAAATTAATCGGGTGGTGGTGGGGCGTTACGCCATTCGCCCCAAAGACACCTTGCTTTCTGTTTCATCCACTTTTGGTTCGGCTCCGGATTACATCCGAAGCACCAATCGGTTAAGTTCTGTCCAATTGGTCCCCGGTAAAACGCTTGTTGTTCACAACGGGCGCGGGATGCTTTATCAGGTTCGTGAACGGAGCGGCCGGTCGGAATCCATCCAAGAAATCGCAAAGAAATACAATCTTTCCCCTGTCGGTTTGGCCCAAGCCAATCGACTTCCTGGCGTCGCGTTGTCTTCCCCCGAATGGTTGGAGGCGGGCCGCGTCCTGTTTTTGCCAACGGTCCGGTTGCGTTTCACCGATTACTTGATGCCGGTGGCCTGGGCCCGGGGACAACGGATGATTTCATCGGGGTATGGGTATCGGCGCCATCCCGTGTTGCGGGTTCGACGGTTTCACCAGGGGCTCGATATGCCTCGCCCCGCGGGGTCTCCCGTTCGCGCCGCGCGGGATGGAACCGTGATTTTTGCGGGGTGGCGTGGAGCGTTCGGGCGGCTGGTCATTATTAAGCATGAAGGAGGCCTGCGGACGTGGTACGGCCATTTGTCCTCTATCCATGTGGAACCCGGGCAGCGCGTGGCCAAAGGGGCTTTCATCGGACGCGTGGGAAGTTCCGGTTTGGCGACCGGGCCCCACCTCCATTTTGAAGTTCGAGATCGGTTTGGGAACGCGTTGAACCC